In Terriglobia bacterium, the DNA window GGAGACTCTGGGGACCCTGCCGAACATCTTGCGGAATGGCGCAGCCTGGTACCGGCAGTTCGGCATTCAGGGAAACCACGGCACCAAAACCTTTTCGCTTGTCGGCAAAGTTCGCCGCCCGGGTCTGATCGAGGTGCCTCTCGGCATGACGCTCAGGAAGATCATCTTCGATGTAGGCGGGGGTACCGCGAAGAAATTCAAGGCAGTACAGACGGGCGGGCCCTCGGGTGGTTGCCTCTCGGATGAGTTCCTCGACATGACGGTCGATTATGAGTCTCTCGGTGCTGCCGGATCGATCATGGGATCGGGGGGGCTCATCGTGATGGATGAGGACACCTGCGTGGTCGACCTGGCTCGATATTTTCTCGACTTCACTCAGAAGGAGTCCTGCGGTAAGTGCTCCCCCTGCCGCGTCGGCTCCAGGCACCTGGTGGAGATTCTCGAAAGGATTACCAAGGGACAAGGTCAGCCGGAAGACCTGGCCAAACTCCAGAATCTGGGCGAAACCGTAAAGCGGGGGGCACTGTGCGGCTTGGGCCAGACGGCTCCCAACCCGGTCTTGACCACGCTTCGCTACTTCCGGCCCGAATATCTGGTGCATGTGGCCGATAAATTTTGCCCGGCGACCGTCTGCCGGGAACTGCTCGAGTACCGGGTGATCCCCGAGAAATGTACCGGGTGCCAGCGATGTGTCAGCGTATGTCCGACCGGCGCCATCGTAGGACCCAGGGCGGAGCCGCATAATCTTGACCCATCCAAGTGCATCAAGTGCAGAGCTTGTTATGAGATTTGTCGCTTCGACGCCATAGCCGGAGATGCGATTGTCATCAGGTCCAAACGGAGAGGTTCGGATGAACAGCGGGCATGAGGTAAACGTCACTATCGACAATCAGGCCCTCAAAACGGAAAAGGGGCTGACCATCCTTCAGGTTGCCGAGCGCAACAATATCTATATTCCAACACTCTGCGCCCACAAGGATCTGACCCCCTTCGGCGGGTGCCGCATGTGCATCGTTGAGGTGGACAAGATGCGCGGACTCCCCACAGCCTGCACCACTCCGGTTGAGGACGGTATGGTGATCCGGACTCGCACGGCCCAGGTTCATGCCGTGAGGCAGGAGATCCTGCAACTCATCCTGAGCGAGCACACCTCGAGTTGTTTGATCTGTGACGAAAAGGAGGAATGCAAGCTTTTCTCCACCACCATCCGTAAAGCAGGCGTCACCACGGGTTGCCGATACTGTCCGAACGACCAGCAATGCGAGCTGCAGAAGGTCGTGGAGAGCCTGGAACTCAAGGAAATCGGCTATCCCATCTATTATCGCAATCTGCCGGTGGAAAAGGACGACCCGTTCTTTGATCGGGACTACAACCTCTGCATCCTGTGCGGCAGGTGCGTCCGAATGTGCCAGGACGTTCGTACGGCCGGCACTCTGGCCTTTTCTCAGAGAGGACCTAAGACGGTCATTGGCCCGGCTTTTCAGCGCACCCATTTGGACGCCGGCTGTGAATTCTGCGGCGCATGCGTCTCCGTTTGTCCTACCGGAGCTCTCTCGGAGAGGGCCCGCAAGTGGGAGGGGAAGCCGGAGCGTGAAGAACCTACGACGTGCCCGCTCTGCGGTGTCGGGTGCCAGATGCGCCTTCTGGTGAAGGGCAACGCAATCATGGGCACAATGCCGGCGGATGATCCCCTGATCAATGACGGACAGCTATGCGTGAAGGGGAGGTTCTGTATCACGGAACTTGTGAATGGTCATCAGCGCCTGCAGAAACCCTACCAAATTCAAAACGGCACCAAAGCACTGATCAGTTGGGAACAAGCCATCGACCTGGCCGCGGCACAACTCTCTGCCTGCGCGCCGGAGGATTTCGGCATGCTCATTTCCCCCAACTGCGGCAACGAGGATCTATACATCGCCCAGAAGTTCGTTCGCGTCGCGATGAAGTCACATCACATCGATAATTCTGCGCGGATTTTCTATGGTTCCGCGTATAGCGCCTACCTCGACCTCCTGAAGAGCTCTGTTCCCCTTTCCGACCTGCAGAAGGCTTCTGCCGTCGTCTGCCTGGGGCTTGATGCCAGATTTGGCAGATCCGTCGTTGGGGTCGAACTTCGCAAGGCGCTTAAGAGAGGCGCAAAGGTCATCACGATCCATCCCCGGCATCACAGCCTCGGCACCATCAGTGACTGCTGGATCCGGCCGGCTCCTGGCACGGAGATGGACATCTTTCTCTCTCTCGCGAGTCTCACAGGCAAGGACGCCGCATCGGAATGCGCCGGCGATTGGGGAGCCGAGCTCCGTGCGACTGCAGGGCTCCTGAAGGAAGCGACGGCGCCTGTGCTGCTGGTGGGCTCGGAGTTCCTGCACTATGATGCCGGCGCGGACATCCTGAAGGCAATTGCCCAGGTCGCTCAGAACACAGGGGCCGGGATTGCACTACTCCCCGCGCACAACAATCTGCTGGGCACGATCTTGATGGGGGCGTGTCCGGAGATTCTGCCCGGCGGTGCTTCCTCCACGAATCACGGCAGCAGCCGCGAGATCGGCCGGCGATGGGATGCGGCAATTCCGGAGGGACAACCTTCGTGGAATGCCGCCGGCATCTCGTCATCGAAAAAGCTGAGGCTGCTCTACCTGGTTGGCGAGGTTCTGCCCAATCTGCGGTCCCATGCCGAGTTTTCGATCTTTCAAAACATCTATCCTCCGGACCCCTTCGATGATGCAGACCTCGTCCTTCCTGCGGCCGCCTTCGGCGAGGCCGAGGGCACGGTCGTCAACGGCGAGGGGCGAATCCAACGGCTCGCCAAGGCCGTACCGCCTCCAGGTCAGGCCCTGGCTGATTGGCAGATCATCTGCCGGATCGCCGGGAAAATGGGTGTGACAGGATTCGATTTCGCCGACGTCGCCGAGATTCAAAGAGAGATCTCGTCGCTGGCACCGGAGTTGGCAGTGTTTGAGGACAAATCCCGGACATGCCATCGCATGTCTTTCAACGGGAGATCCTCCGCGGCTGCGACCAAACGGGGCTCGGCAAAAAAGCGGAACGACCGATTCCCTCTCGTGCTGAGCGTGCGCCTGAATGAGCACACCTATCGGGGCTTCCCCCTTTCAGCCTGGGTTGAGGGAACGAGGAAGATCTTCGCGGAGGGAGTCGTCGAAATCAGCCCGAAGGACGCAGCCGAAGCTGCAATAGCCGACGGCGAAAATATCGTCCTGACCTCCGACCACGCCGAGAAGATCCTGCCGGCACGGATACTGGAAGATCAGCCGGAAGGAGTTCTCCACGCGGTTCTGCAGCAGAGCGAAGCCGTTAATCCCAACCCACTCCGTGTCAGGATAAGGAAAAGCGATGTTTAGGGTGACCGAAAGCCGCATGATTGTGCCCAACATCCACCTGTTGACGTTTGAGGCTCCGGCCGTCGCACGTCAGGTGAAAGCGGGCCAATTCATAATCGTACGTGCCGAGGAAGATGGCGAGAGAATACCTCTGTCCGTTTCCGATTGGGATGCCAGGGAAGGCACAGTGACAGTCGGACTGCTGAACGTGGGCGTGACCACGGGAAGGCTCGCATCCCTGAAATCCGGTGTGAGCATTCCGACTGTGGTCGGACCGCTGGGCAACCCGACAGAAATCGAAGATTACGGGACAGTGCTCTGCATGGGCGGCTGCTATGGGATTGGCAGCATCTACCCTATTGCGCGGGCATTGAAAGAGAAAGGGAACCGGGTGATCGTGCTCCTGGAAGCAAGGAGCTCGTACCTTTTTTACTGGGAAAACAGGTTCGAGGCGATCGCAGACAGCGTGATTTATGTTACCCGGGATGGGACCAGGGGTTTGAAAGGACATGTGGGGCGGCTCTCGGAGATCGTCAAGTCGCTCGACGAGCCCATCCATCGGGTCATTATCAACGGGTGTACTTTTCTTCTGAAGAGAGGATCCGAGGAAAGCCGTCCTCTCGGCATTCCTACCGTCGTCAGCCTGAATCCTATCATGATCGACGGCACGGGAATGTGTGGTGTGTGTCGTGTGACTGTCGGTTCGGCTACCAGGTTCGCCTGCGTGCACGGCCCGGACTTCGACGGCCATCAAGTGAATTGGGAAGAGCTTTTGCAGCGGCGCAAAGCTTACCTGAGAGAGGAAGTTGTTCCCTTGCGGACAAGTCGCTGCGAGGACCACATGATTAAACCATAGGACGATATATGGAGTCTCCTAAGCCACCGAAGAAGAAATTAGACCTGAACCGCAGGGAAATGCCCAAGCAGCCTCCGGAGGTCCGTAGGCATAACTTCAATGAGGTGGCATTGGGCTATTCTCCCGAGACCGCAATGGAAGAAGCGGCCCGCTGCCTGCAGTGTCCAAGCGCGAATTGCGTCAAGAGCTGTCCCGTAGAAATTAACATCCCTGCCTTTGTTGAGCGCATTGCAGAGGGGGATTTTGCGGAGGGTGCCCGGATTTTGAAGGATAAGAACTGCCTCCCCGCAATCTGCGGGCGTGTCTGTCCGCAGGAGGAACAGTGCGAGGGAAGTTGCTCGCTGGTGAAGAAGGGAGGACAGATTGCCATCGGGCGACTCGAGCGCTTTCTGGCCGACTGGGAAGCACGCCAGGGTGCGGTCACGCTGCCGGCGATTCTGCCGCCTACAGGGAAAAAGGTCGCAGTCGTGGGTGGGGGGCCTGCAGGTCTTACGGTCGCCGGCGATCTCATAAAGCTCGGACATCGGGTGACAATTTTCGAGGCTCTCCACAAAATGGGCGGGGTTCTCGTATACGGCATTCCGGAGTTCCGCCTGCCCAAAGCCATCGTACAGAGGGAAGTCGATTATCTTGTCAAGCTCGGCGTCGAGATCGTGACCAACTACGTTGTGGGTAAGACCAGAACAGTGGACAATCTCCTCGAAGAATTTGATGCCGTGTTCGTTGGTTCGGGAGCCGGTCTTCCCTGGTTTATGGAGATTCCGGGTGAGAACCTGAACGGCGTGTATTCAGCCAACGAGTACCTGACCCGAATGAATCTGATGGCGGGATTTCTCTTCCCGAAATACCACACGCCCATCAAAACTCACCAGCGCGTCGCCGTCCTGGGTGGCGGTAACGTGGCCATGGATTGTGCCCGGACTGCATTCAGGCTGGGAGCCGACACCAGGATCCTCTACAGGAGATCAAGGACCGAACTCCCTGCGCGTTTGGAGGAGATTGAGAATGCCGAGGAGGAGGGCGTCATCTTCGAGTTTCTGACCCTCCCTACCCGTTACATCGGTGATGAAAACGGCTGGGTGAAAGCAATCGAATGCCTGAAGATGCGTTTGGGCGAGCCTGACTCCTCCGGCAGGAGAAAACCCATACCCATAGAGGGTTCTGAAACCATCTATTCCGTGGATGCCGTTGTGTGCGCCATCGGCAACAGCCCGAACCCTCTCATTGCGGCCACCACGCCCGGCCTGGAGGTCGGCAAGAAGGGGAACATCGTCGTCGACGACGCAACCGGCAAGACCTCAAAACCGCGAGTCTGGGCCGGTGGTGATGTGGCTACCGGCGCCGCAACCGTCATCCTTGCCATGGGCGCAGGCCGAAAG includes these proteins:
- a CDS encoding sulfide/dihydroorotate dehydrogenase-like FAD/NAD-binding protein, which translates into the protein MFRVTESRMIVPNIHLLTFEAPAVARQVKAGQFIIVRAEEDGERIPLSVSDWDAREGTVTVGLLNVGVTTGRLASLKSGVSIPTVVGPLGNPTEIEDYGTVLCMGGCYGIGSIYPIARALKEKGNRVIVLLEARSSYLFYWENRFEAIADSVIYVTRDGTRGLKGHVGRLSEIVKSLDEPIHRVIINGCTFLLKRGSEESRPLGIPTVVSLNPIMIDGTGMCGVCRVTVGSATRFACVHGPDFDGHQVNWEELLQRRKAYLREEVVPLRTSRCEDHMIKP
- the gltA gene encoding NADPH-dependent glutamate synthase, whose amino-acid sequence is MESPKPPKKKLDLNRREMPKQPPEVRRHNFNEVALGYSPETAMEEAARCLQCPSANCVKSCPVEINIPAFVERIAEGDFAEGARILKDKNCLPAICGRVCPQEEQCEGSCSLVKKGGQIAIGRLERFLADWEARQGAVTLPAILPPTGKKVAVVGGGPAGLTVAGDLIKLGHRVTIFEALHKMGGVLVYGIPEFRLPKAIVQREVDYLVKLGVEIVTNYVVGKTRTVDNLLEEFDAVFVGSGAGLPWFMEIPGENLNGVYSANEYLTRMNLMAGFLFPKYHTPIKTHQRVAVLGGGNVAMDCARTAFRLGADTRILYRRSRTELPARLEEIENAEEEGVIFEFLTLPTRYIGDENGWVKAIECLKMRLGEPDSSGRRKPIPIEGSETIYSVDAVVCAIGNSPNPLIAATTPGLEVGKKGNIVVDDATGKTSKPRVWAGGDVATGAATVILAMGAGRKAAKSIHEYLSGSSFLD
- a CDS encoding molybdopterin-dependent oxidoreductase, producing MNSGHEVNVTIDNQALKTEKGLTILQVAERNNIYIPTLCAHKDLTPFGGCRMCIVEVDKMRGLPTACTTPVEDGMVIRTRTAQVHAVRQEILQLILSEHTSSCLICDEKEECKLFSTTIRKAGVTTGCRYCPNDQQCELQKVVESLELKEIGYPIYYRNLPVEKDDPFFDRDYNLCILCGRCVRMCQDVRTAGTLAFSQRGPKTVIGPAFQRTHLDAGCEFCGACVSVCPTGALSERARKWEGKPEREEPTTCPLCGVGCQMRLLVKGNAIMGTMPADDPLINDGQLCVKGRFCITELVNGHQRLQKPYQIQNGTKALISWEQAIDLAAAQLSACAPEDFGMLISPNCGNEDLYIAQKFVRVAMKSHHIDNSARIFYGSAYSAYLDLLKSSVPLSDLQKASAVVCLGLDARFGRSVVGVELRKALKRGAKVITIHPRHHSLGTISDCWIRPAPGTEMDIFLSLASLTGKDAASECAGDWGAELRATAGLLKEATAPVLLVGSEFLHYDAGADILKAIAQVAQNTGAGIALLPAHNNLLGTILMGACPEILPGGASSTNHGSSREIGRRWDAAIPEGQPSWNAAGISSSKKLRLLYLVGEVLPNLRSHAEFSIFQNIYPPDPFDDADLVLPAAAFGEAEGTVVNGEGRIQRLAKAVPPPGQALADWQIICRIAGKMGVTGFDFADVAEIQREISSLAPELAVFEDKSRTCHRMSFNGRSSAAATKRGSAKKRNDRFPLVLSVRLNEHTYRGFPLSAWVEGTRKIFAEGVVEISPKDAAEAAIADGENIVLTSDHAEKILPARILEDQPEGVLHAVLQQSEAVNPNPLRVRIRKSDV